From the genome of Terriglobales bacterium:
GCAGCCGAGCGGATTCAATCCCGACATGACGTGCTTGATGGCGCCGTCTTTGCCGGCGGCGTCCATGCCCTGGAAGATGACGAGCACGGCGTAGCGGCCGTGCGCGTAGAGGCGCGCCTGCGCCTCGGTGAGCCGCGAACGATGGTCATCGAGGATGCGCTCGTAGTCCTGTTTGGATTTGTAGTGAGGCCCGACGCGCGTGGGCCATTCGGCCAGGTCGATCCTGGCGTCGCGCGCGCGGAAGTCTTTGAGCTTGATCTTCATCCCTACAGTCCGGCCTCGAGGCGGGCGCGCGGGTCGAGGTAGTCGCGCAGGGCGTCGCCGACGAAGTTGAAGCTGAGCACGGCGAGCATGACGGTGACGGCGGGAAAGAGGACCAGGTGCGGGGCGTCGAACAGGTGGGAGCGGCCGTCGTTGAGCATGGAGCCCCAGCTGGCGGTGGGGGGCGTGACCCCGAGTCCGAGGAAGCTCATGGTGGCTTCGGCGAGGACGGCGCCGGCCATGCCGATGGCGGCCTGCACGATGACCGGCTGGATCATGTTGGGAAGGATGTGGCGGATGATGACGCGCGCGTCGGAGGCGCCGAGGGCGCGGGCGGCTTCGACGAATTCGCGTTCGCGCGTGGCCAGCACCTGCGCGCGGACCAGGCGCGCGTAGCCCACCCATCCGCCAAGCGCGAGCGCGAGGATGAGGTTCAGCAGGCCGGGTCCGAGAAAGGCGACGAAGGCGATGGCGAGCAGGATGCCGGGGAAGGAGAGGAAGGCGTTCATCACGATGACGTTGACGAAGCGGTCGACGCGTCCGCCGTAGTATCCGGCGATGGAGCCGATGACCAGGCCGAGCAGGAGCGAGGCGGTGACGACGCTCGCGCCGACCAGCATGGAGACGCGCGCGCCGTAGAGGATGCGGGCGTAGATGTCGCGCCCGAGTTCGTCGGTGCCGAACCAGTGCGCGGCGGATGGGCGCTGAAGGCGGTCGGGCAGGCTGATGGCGGCGGGATCGTGGCCCGCGAGCAGCGGCGCGAACAGCGCGCCGGCGATGAAGATCGCGACCATCACGACGCCGGCGGCGGCGAGCGGGTGGGCGCGGGCGAGTTGGAAGCTCGTGGTCACGTTCGCGAAGGCTCAGTCGTCCCTGCGGGACTCCATTATCTACTTACAACGTGCCCAGCACCGGGTGCTGGGCCACATTCAGCCGGCCTTCGGGCCGATACAGGCCGGGGCCAAGGCCCGACCCGATTGAGTTCGGCTGCCACCGGGCCCAAAGCGCGGCGCTCCCACCGTCACCTCCCTGCTCCCTTGTTGAGGAGGAGCACGGCGGCGATCAGGAGGGCCTTGCGCATTTCAGTTCCCAGACGCTACAGCGCGCGAAGCCGGGCAGTTCGCGCTCACTGGTCATTGTCGAATGCGAGGGTTGACGGCGGAGTAGAGCACGTCCGTGAGAAAGTTTACGGCGACATACGTGAGGCCAATGGTCAGGATGCAGCCCTGGACGACATAGTAGTCGCGGTTGCTGATGGCGGTGATGGTGAGGCGGCCGAGTCCGGGCCAGGAAAAGATCGTTTCCGTCACGATGGCGCCGGCGAGCAGCGCGCCGAATTGCAGTCCAACGACGGTCAGCACGGGGATGAGCGCGTTGCGGAGCGCGTGGCGATAGACGACGTCGCGCTCGGGCACGCCCTTGGCGCGCGCGGTGCGGATGTAGTCCTGGCCGAGTTCTTCGAGCATGGATGTGCGCACCATGCGGGTGAGGATGGCGGCGAGGGCACCGCCCAGCGTGATGGCCGGGAGAACAAAGCTGGTCCAACCAGTGGCGCCGGAGACGGGCAGAAGGCCGAGATAGATGGCGAAGAACAGTATAAGGATGGGACCGAGGGCGAAGTTGGGAAATGAGAGTCCGAGCAGCGAGACGAAGCTGATGACGCGGTCGTCCCACTGATTGCGGCGTCGGGCG
Proteins encoded in this window:
- the nikB gene encoding nickel ABC transporter permease, which translates into the protein MLRYILARLLYMVPVVWLVVSVVFLLIHIVPGDPIAQMMGEGGTPADIEAARHAFGLDAPLGQQYLNYWKGVLHGDLGKSIRFNQGVTSLIAQRYPYTLKLTLAALAVALLLSIPAGVRSARRRNQWDDRVISFVSLLGLSFPNFALGPILILFFAIYLGLLPVSGATGWTSFVLPAITLGGALAAILTRMVRTSMLEELGQDYIRTARAKGVPERDVVYRHALRNALIPVLTVVGLQFGALLAGAIVTETIFSWPGLGRLTITAISNRDYYVVQGCILTIGLTYVAVNFLTDVLYSAVNPRIRQ
- a CDS encoding ABC transporter permease, whose amino-acid sequence is MTTSFQLARAHPLAAAGVVMVAIFIAGALFAPLLAGHDPAAISLPDRLQRPSAAHWFGTDELGRDIYARILYGARVSMLVGASVVTASLLLGLVIGSIAGYYGGRVDRFVNVIVMNAFLSFPGILLAIAFVAFLGPGLLNLILALALGGWVGYARLVRAQVLATREREFVEAARALGASDARVIIRHILPNMIQPVIVQAAIGMAGAVLAEATMSFLGLGVTPPTASWGSMLNDGRSHLFDAPHLVLFPAVTVMLAVLSFNFVGDALRDYLDPRARLEAGL